From one Pseudomonas sp. B21-048 genomic stretch:
- a CDS encoding DUF2007 domain-containing protein, producing the protein MQRIYEPENLMEGELLQSMLASEGIEAHLAGRDLIGGTGELPIFGLLGLSVDNDQAEYARELITAYNAALPLSGDESDSFPGTLVC; encoded by the coding sequence ATGCAGCGCATCTACGAACCGGAAAACCTGATGGAAGGCGAACTGCTTCAAAGCATGCTCGCCAGCGAGGGTATCGAGGCGCATTTGGCAGGTCGGGATTTGATCGGCGGTACCGGGGAGTTACCGATCTTCGGCCTGCTGGGCTTATCGGTCGATAACGATCAGGCTGAATACGCCCGGGAGCTGATCACCGCGTACAATGCCGCGCTGCCGTTGTCGGGCGATGAATCGGACAGTTTTCCCGGCACGCTGGTCTG